The nucleotide sequence GTTGTTGTCCTCTTTATTCTCACCGGTGATCTCACCGAAACCTCGGTGATCAGAACGTGTTTCACTTCCATGGATTCAGGCACAGAATAACCGAGGCCGCACTGAGGGCGGCACTGAGCGTCTGAGTCCCTGTGACAGAAACACAGCTGCACACACGAGCAGCCACTGCAGAGAAACCACAGCGCTGACAGTCGTTCTTGGACATCAGGTCTTTTGCGTTTGACTGACTGTGTCTAATGACTGCGCTGGTTTTGCGGCCTCAGTCGAGCCGTTTCTGCGCTCGTTGTAAAGTCGACATCGGTTTATTCTCCTGAAATCAGACTTCATGTTGCTCGGAGGCCCGAGTGGCTGCTGCCTGAACCGAGCTATAAAAAGAGCAGACGGTGGTTATAAAACACTCACGTGCCGCCGCGCACAGATTGGGAGCAGGCAGAGCTTTGGCGGTTTAACGATGGGGtcagaagggggggggggacgGAGCTGTAACGATCAGACTCTGTCTGGTCTGTTGGACCTGCAGTCACACCTGATCAGATCCTCAGCACCCTCACCCTCAGAGCTCATTAGCTATGACTGCATGGAGTTcagactagagatggcacgataccacttttttttttgtccgataccgatatcataaatctgaatatctgccgataccgatatgaatccgatatagtgtgttttttaatcaataaaactgttttttgttttttttttaatgtcttgctgcattttgtataagttcatactcaagtttaaataaacaacaacactaaagctattctgttatacctgtatgtaaaaaaatacactgcgcccaaaatatttcatagttcagcaacactgatcaatctaataaacttaaacctactccatccttcctattctggtattttaaagagtacttagcagaaatattaagcaacctaactaatagggttgcaaactcccagcaaaaaaaatagggaaccaccccccaccctccacctcatgatgcttaatcgatgtaatcaactttaatttgatgcagggtgaaaaaaaaatgcacagaaacaaattatttttcaagaataattaaatagattcaacatctttcttctacagaactgcagactgcacagatggtaccgtcccaaaggaaaaagtactatagcttactagggtatattagacttaacagttactatatacagtaatggacttctatacattttacatcagattaaaactttgggtgtaagattcagataattatttattaaaagcgagacattttaaatcagaataagaaagaaaagtatgtctttgtgcccccttttccctgttcatgccctatcggcccccctggctacactttgctagatccgcccctgcacagttaccagccgtcagctacgtagaaaaggatcctggtgtagaaagtaatattaaatacattctaacaacagcttatcaagcttaaacgtgctgctgttgttcagccgctggtttcctctttctggtgcaaagtgggccaaaaacaaagaagagagacggactcgcgacagaaaagccgatcagctgatcattgatcagtttcacgattgaagtagccgcaggagagggagagagagaggcagtcgctccatatatcggttgttaagcttaacgtgggaacgctttacaaacattcagagatgaacttacacacttgctttacttctctctgggataacttcctcggagatgaaatgctggtttggtagcgaggctccaaatacacacagccgctctatcacgtgagcgcACTGCtgcgacgtgctacggttatgagccgagttacgccatgtcgcaagttttttGAGGTGTTTtcatgatatttaatggatcggattacattttttatttctcgccgatatccaatccagtaatttacgtcagtatcggaccgataccgatacgtaatatcggatcggtccatctctagttcaGACACACGCTTTCTTTTCCAAAAACCAAGAAACTTCTCAGGGTTTCACTGTGGTGCCCCCTAGTGGGGGCAGCTGAAATGATTTATGGATCACAGCCTGTCTCATTACAGCGAAGTGATTTTTATCTGGGTCGGGTTTTAAGAGTGTGAGTTTCACCTGTGGGATCCAACACCTTCCTGTGGGCTGTAATTATTACTAAAGTGTTTTCGTCTCGGATATCTCTGAGAGGGCATTTCCCTGGAATCCCTGGATTCCCGTCCTACATGAGGGTCAAAGATTTTCGCATTCTCATGCGTCCCGTTTCTGTCCTCCTGTCTCTCCTCAGGTTTCTTCTCCAATGTTTGGAGGATCTGGACGCCAACCTTCGCAAGCTCAACTCTCGCCTTTTCGTCATCAGGGGCCAACCAGCCAACGTGTTCCCGCGGCTCTTTAAGGTGAGACACAGGAAATCCTACTCCGGGGTCggtgcagtcatgtgaccagggCGCTCTGCTCTGCTGCTCCCAGAGCCTGTTGGgaattctctctctctgtttctcaggAGTGGAAGATCTCCCGGCTGACCTTTGAATACGACTCGGAGCCTTTTGGGAAGGAGAGAGATGCCGCCATCAAGAAGCTGGCCATGGAGGCAGGCGTGGAGGTCATCGTCAAAATATCGCACACCCTGTATGACCTTGACAAGTGAGTGAACTTTACTTAACATCACTGTGGCGCGGACCCGTGAGAACACAGCGATGCTGTAAGAACATTCAGGGAGGGTTGTTTCAAACCGTCATGGAGCCtgaggtaaatggactggttcttatatagcgcttttctactctgagcactcaaagcgcttatacaactaattcattcacccaatcacacccattcacacaagcacttcttCTAAGCTTAGTGCTAattatctaacattcatacacattcacactccgatggatgcatcggagagcatcatggggttagtatcttgcctaaggatatttggcatgcagattggagcagcctgggatcgaaccaccgaccttctggttagcggctgacctgctctgcttCTCCGCAGGATTATCGAGCTGAATGGCGGGCAGCCTCCGCTCACCTACAAGCGTTTCCAGACTCTGATCAGCCGGCTGGATCCTCCAGAGATGCCCGTGGAGATGCTGACGGACACGCTGATGGGGCGCTGCGTCACGCCCGTCTCTGAGGACCACGGGGACAAGTACGGCGTCCCCTCGCTGGAGGAGCTGGGTGAGAAAACAAACGCACTCACAAGAGAACGACCACAAAGATGGCCGACAGCGTTTCTCGTAGTTGAAGCACCAATCAGAATCTGTGCATACTCATTCATCCACACCCTAAAaccaaaatcacaacaatccAACAACAAACAGGCGAAGATCGAACAATGATCAGGCTGTGTCTgaaatcatcacacacacacacacacacacacacacacactctctctctcacactgagTGTAGATCATCAGGGCCTGCGGCGCCCCCCTGTGGCAGCTGTGTGCATCACAGCTTCAGTGCAGCTTGTTGGCGTTCCTTCACAGCGTCTGTCAGTCAGCTGGTGCTTTCATACCTGCAGGTTTTAAAATCAAACTAAGGGCCAGGAGGCATTAAACGGGGCTTCTGAGTGAAGCTGTGACGCTTGAAGCTCTTGAGTGTTGCACATTCATCCAAAGCTGAAGTGTGTGTCTGGAGTGAAATAATTTAAAAGATACTTGGCTGaaacttttttcactttgaaatagggctgctcaattaatcgaattttaatctcgattacgatctgggctttcaacgatcattaagaatgactgagccgattattagcacctccctcgtgctttactctcgcgctgctctgTGTGGCAAAttgagcgcacctctctgcgtttcgaacacgcatCACAACAATAAAGCTTCTAGCTTCTCGGAAAGCTAGAAGTTAGCTTTCCGAGCTAACTTCTACttagctcggaaagctaagtaGAAGTTATttagagaggagaggagaggataatggctgctaaAGAAAGAATGctgttggttgaaaagagaggtaaaacaacttcagtggtgtggaaacattatgggtttgcggagtcagacgtggatcaagtagGCATGTGTAAACTTTGCTACGGTGtcgtagctgcaccacagaCCGACACCACAAATTGACATACCTCAATGTCAGTTTGATGCAATTGTGCATTGTGTGGCTACACAGCTTGCCTTGAGGTTTGGTTATTTGTATGCATAAAtattatgcagtattttgaagttcactaaacatagatgtttacattattcatttattttttatattgcaaacatttgcactgtaatcagtatttgcaaactattttatattattttttgacaatctttaaagccattattcaatatattgttattgttaaataaatatcgtcaaataatcgagaaaataatcgtgattatcatttttgccataatcgagcagccctacttTGAAACACTGATTTGTTTCTCAGACCACAGGGACCAGCCCACCCCAAACAGGCCTTTGGCTTAGTTGTCCTCTCTGCGGAGTCCCTCGACTTCTGTGATCCGAGCACCAAGCCTGAGCAAAGGCCtctgcagctccacagacatgaaatgtttgttgcagcgccctctgctggagcGGTCTTAAATGCAGGAAAAGAGCTTCCAGTCTGGTGGATCTGATTCTGGACTCATTCAGCTTTAAGGAGAATCTGCAGTTGCAGTCAGCTGATTGATGCTGAAGGAAGAACTCCTCCTATAATTAAACCCCGAAACTGTCACCTGCTCTCTAATTTAAAGCTCTGAGTCGGGTGAAGCCATCTGTCTCTGTCCATTCATGCAGGCACCTGCTGTGGAGCACCTGCTGTGGAGCACCTGCTGTGGAGCACCTGCCTCTGACCCCGAGGCATTTAAGGAGCTCTGTGCTCCTCAATGAACGTGCTGATCCTCAGTCTGCTCCCCATTCACAGAAACCTGCTGCTCCACAAAGCTCCGCCTCCATCTGCCACTCACGGCTGCCGCTCACTGACCTCATCAGGTCACGTGTAGAGTGATGCACACCTGCCCAATATAACTCTATCTCTATCTCAATCTGATCCCAATTAAGTGACTTCTGGTGCTCTGAAGGCTTCTCACTCAGAGTTGAATCTGTCACGAGTCGTGGCGTCAGGCCCACACCGCTCTTTCACTCCAAGTCGTCCTCGGATTTGGCAGGTGGGGAGACGGTGGGTTGGGTTTCTCCTTCATCCTACAGCAGATCCACTGATGGGCCGCATCAGAGCAGATCTGATCAATACTTTTACTTCTGATCAATAATGTCAAAAATGTCCAGAAATGAAATATTGAACTTTTTATTCTGGTGAAAAAACTTGAACACATAAAAATTAATCATCTTCAATCTTTATTTTCTGACCAACTTTTACTCTGAGCTCGTTCTCGAGAGGTTAAAGAAGTGAAATCACGGGGTCGTTTAACCACGGGGTCGTGCAATGACGGAGCATCGCTCTTTAGTTCCTGAACCAGAAGAAGCGTCTGTCTCTGTGGCTCTGGGTACCTAAGGTTTAAAGTTCACCTGTGCAGGTGTGATTTAAAGGCACAGCGAGCAGGTTCAGGTAATCCAACAGGTCTGGGATGGGAGACAGTTGGGCAGGGTGCCgagttctgattggctgtgtgtgtttatggaaGGTTGACCTGCTGAGGAAGATGATGAAGGTGAACCGTCTCTTTCAGGCTTTGACACGGAGGGGCTGCCGTCAGCCGTGTGGCCGGGAGGAGAGACAGAGGCTCTGACCAGGATAGAGCGCCACCTGGAGAGAAAGGTGGGTACTGCAGCTGTTGCTGGGCTGTGGTCACAGAAAGCTGAGTGGATGACGTTCAGCAGAAGCGCTGTGGGAGGAGTTCTCAGTGACGCCGCTCCTGTTTTCATTGGTTGTGGTTGGGGCAGATTAAAGACGTTCAACATCACAATAGAAGAAACATGCATTCATCTGTTTCAGTAAACGCATTAGTAactcccctcctctctctcgccctctctctctccaggcGTGGGTGGCGAATTTCGAGCGTCCGAGGATGAACGCCAACTCGCTGCTGGCCAGCCCAACAGGCCTCAGCCCGTACCTGCGCTTCGGCTGCCTCTCCTGCCGCCTCTTCTACTTCAAGCTCACCGACCTGTACCGCAAGGTCGGCCTCAGACTCGCATGTTGCTGTTGCACGTTTGTTCTGCCCCGAAGCATCAGCGCGACTGCACCACAGCACTGATTTCATTTATCCACGTGTATAAAGCAGAGCCCATCTGCTGCTCTGTTTTTGTACGAACAAACTCCATATTTACGGCTCTGCAGGCTCAAGTAGGAAGACGAGACAAtgctgtgaaaaagtcttgagccacccctcatttcttcacAAACGTTCCTGCAATCTTTGAAGTGCTCTTCAGCAACAGCTGTCCAGAGGTCTTTATAATGttcacctctgacctctgaatCATTCTGAACCAGTGTTGTAGTGTTAGGTTGTGCCTGTTGTGTGCAGACACAACCTAACATTACAAACACATTCGAATCGGaagctaaaaataaagaagGCAGGCTGTCACGCAAACACATCATCTGTGAATCTATGAAACACGCCAAACATAACGCAGTTCGACATGAAATGGGATTTCTGACCTCACAGGACGATTCCCAAAGAGGGAtaatatcattttattatttccagATCATTGCATATCAGTGCAGGTGTGAGCTATGAGTGCGCTTGTTGCCAGATGCAgtgatctgattggtcagatctgaACCATCGGAGATGAAATATTGGCATGAAGGCCCTGCCGAAAGGGCGGTGACGTCACCGCTGGGCTCAGGTCGGTGCTGCTGAACCCACTGAGACGGTCGAACGGTGACCGACCTCTGTGATCAACAGAACGTCGTTGAAGTGAAACACGTTTATAAAAACGATGGATGAGGTTGAAAGAGTCAGGTTAAGCCCCCTGAACGCTTTTAACCCGATGCTTTTGTGATGTTTCTACTGATGCAGGTGAAGAAGAACAGCTCTCCTCCACTCTCGCTCTACGGACAGCTACTGTGGCGCGAGTTCTTCTACACCGCCGCCACCAACAACCCACGCTTCGACAAGATGGAGGGAAACCCCATCTGCGTCCGCATTCCCTGGGACAAAAATCCTGAGGCGCTCGCCAAGTGGGCTGAGGCGAAGACGGGCTTTCCCTGGATCGACGCCATCATGACTCAGCTGAGGCAGGAGGGATGGATTCATCACTTGGCCCGACATGCCGTGGCCTGCTTCCTCACCAGAGGAGACCTGTGGATCAGCTGGGAGGAAGGAATGAAGGTGAGCACATGGGAAGCAGTCATGGTGCAATGACGTGCAGATACTGAAACATGCTGATGAATCAGAGGTGTTGGGAACAGCTGATCACATTACTGCCTTTATTTTTGTGCGTCAGGGTTTAATGTCGtagttgtttttccttcttcGTGTCAGCCTCATTATTTTGCCACGTTTGCTCTCTGCCAATAACTGCTGTTCATGCTCAAGGAATAAAAACGACCGAGTGAAAACAAAGCGATGTTCCTCACTCGGGTATCGCCTTATGTTCACACTTCATGTTTTAATGGGCTGTGGTTACCTGCTGCAGGTGTTTGAGGAGCTGCTGCTGGATGCAGACTGGAGCGTGAACGCGGGCAGCTGGATGTGGCTGTCCTGCAGTTCATTCTTCCAGCAATTCTTCCACTGCTACTGCCCCGTGGGCTTCGGCCGGCGCACCGACCCCAACGGGGacttcatcaggtgggtaccTTTCCTTCTATCGTCCCTTGGTGCCAACAGCTGAGCCCACACCTGGATGGCGCCcttcctccctctgtctctcaggACTGCACAGATATTAGAGCGTTGAGCGTCATCAGAGGAGAGCAGTGAGTCGCAGGGGAGAGCAGACAGATTTACCTGTTTTAAAAGTAACACCAGTTTCACCTGATGGAAGCTGCCAGTGAGTGATGATGTCAGTGTTTCACACACAGTCAGCTCAGGGACAGGTCAGCTGAAGCCagcagagggggagagagagatgggGGGGGGAATAAAGGGGACGTCCAGATCTTTGGGTAAGTCAACAAACCAGCGTCCTTCCCTCCTcgtctttgtctgtgtgtcatCAGCTGTTTGTAGCTGTCCGTTCACACCTCAGCTTAGTTTGATCCAGGATGCTAATGACCTcacactgagtgtgtgtgtgtctgtgtgtgtgtgtctccccCCCCGTCCCCCGCTTTCTCCCCCATTCtccccctcctctctccctcctgtctccccccTCTCCGCTCCCCCTCCCCTCTGCCCCACCGGTCTCTCCCCCGCTCCCCCCCCCTTGTTTGTGATTTTTGGGGGTTGGGGGAAAAGTTCAGCGGTCACTCTCCCCTTCGTAGATTGTAGCTGATTGCTTTTAAGGTGATTGGCCGTTCTCTCGCCCCTCCACCCAGGTGCAGCCTCCGCTTCCAGCTGGGGCTGCCATGGATGGACGTTGTTGATGGCGGTTTGTTTCATGTACCTGTGCAGCCCTGAGGCACTCGCGCCCCAGTGGCACCCTCTGAGCAGGTTTATGACTCGGTGGCGTCTCATTTCGTCAAAAGGGATTCTGACCGCTTGGTAGGGAAATGCAAACGCCTCGCCTGCATTCGTTAGGTAGAGCGTTATGAAGCATTCCACGGAGGGTAGTGAGGAGAGGCGTTGGACCAGCTGTAGCTCTGCCATCGCAGTGAAGCACGGTTGGCGCCGGGACTCGTTACCTGCGCCGTGCCACGCGAGCCGGTCCACTGTCCAGGCGCTGGGCAAAGCCCCTCGTCCGGCCCTTTGTGAAATGTTCAGTGGCGCTCTGCTTTTGTGAATGCAGCCCTGCCGGCTTAGTCGGACCCGGAGCGGCAGCTGGCTCACTAAGACACGCGGCGTGGATCACTAGTGCACATGTGCATCACGTAGGGCCAAAAACAGGCCGAGACCAAAGAAGATACAAAGGATAAACAGCCCTCGCATGGCCAGGCTTAAGCTTTTCCCCAACCATCATccaccctcccttagttacatcCATccaacatccaacgacatgcaGCAGGGAAAGTCAGCCCCACCCTTACTGTTTAAAGATGTCTGCATATCTGCCAGCGTAGGTGTGAGGTGAAAATCCAAAGCCGTGACACTAAACTTGGACAGCAGATTAAAGGTTACCATCATCAAAGATTATAGACCAAAGATTAAAACATGACAGGAAGAGGAAGCCCTTATTACCCCACGCCACCCGCTGCCCTCCATCGGCCCACGTGCTGCCGGCAGGTCGCGAATCTTCCTGGCAAAAGGGTTGTGGTCCCTTTTGGTGAAATGAGGGGGCTCCCTAGTGTGCCGGCCCAGAGTGTGGCGCTGTGGCTGTGGGAGAGGACAGTCAGCAGGGGCTTTGGGCCCACTGACCACTTAAAAGACAACCACCACAGTCTGAGGGGCAGGGGGGGGCAGATTTGAGCTCTTTTCTCAGTCCACTGCTGTTTGATGGGGATGGAGGTGGGGAAGGTTGGGGGGAGGGTGGGGCCGGAGCTGGGAGGTAGGGTGGAGGACTTCTGTCATCGACGGCAAGCTCTCAGGAGAACTTCAGCTTCCTCTGCTGTTCAGCTGTGAAGAATGAAACCGAGGAAGAGCTCTGAGCGACGGACGGACGGGAAGCTCGATGGCAGAACTTTTCCACCATACGCCGGCTTCGGTCCAGGTGGGGTGGGAGGGGTTGGGCGGGTGGGCTCAAAACTTTGTGCTTTCTAATGGCGTGTTGCAGTAGACGTCTCCTAGCGGCACCAATCAGCAGTGATCTCTCTAACGACATGGCGCTCTCCGTCCGTCGAGCGCGCGTGCGTCCACAAGGCCGCACCGCCGCCTGCCCCCACTGTGCCGCTTCCCACAGTTCCACTCGCCCCCTCCTCCGCCCCGCCTGTGTCCCCTCCTTGGACTCGGTAAGGTCGGACCAAGCGCAGTAGGTAGGTGGTTCTCTTTCCACGACAGTCCAAGGAACCTTCAGCAGGTTGTGAGATGTTGACCTCTTGCTGCAGTCTGATTGGCTCTCGCAGCGTCGCTCTGCGTGTGCATGGCGTGGCTGCCGTCACACCAGCTCACAGTAAATGTTGTTGGGACCACAGCCCCTGGTTTTCCACCACGTTTGGCAGCATTAGTGTCTCCCTGAGCGCCCTGCGACGGTTACTGCCCGCAGTGCCTCTCACTCATGTCCTGTAGCCTTACTGTGCAGTGTTGTGCTTGTTTGTAGCTTCATTCTGCAGCAGCGGACTTCCTTAAAACTTGTAAGCACGAAGTGCTGCAGACCAGCGTGCTCCGGCTGCAGGCCTAAACCTCAGCCAGCTcttcacacagcagcagctaAAGTTTGGAGACACACATTTCAGCTCATATCTGAGACGTAGCTCcgaaacattcaaacatggcATTTTTTCCTGTTAACCCTTTGCCTCCCTACATCACCCCCACCCCAATGCACTTTGTACCCCACCTCATGCTGACAGAAGCCAGCATTGTCTAATGTCTCCATCTGCTTCCAGACGATACTTACCTGTCCTCCGAGGTTTTCCTGCTAAGTTCATCTATGACCCGTGGAACGCTCCAGAGTCCGTGCAGGCAGCGGCCAAGTGCATCATCGGAGTCCATTACCCGAAGCCCATGGTGCACCACGCAGAGGCGAGCCGGCTCAACATCGAGAGGATGAAGCAGATCTACCAGCAGCTGAGCCGATACAGAGGACTGGGTACGAGATCCGAGAACATAAATCTTTAGCATTAAATCACGCCCAGGTCGCTCCAGGAAGAGCGGTCCGACCTGCCGATCGGCTGGTTTTATCTGCGGTGCTGTGAGTAATGTTAGAATATTTAATGAGGCCAAGTTTTATCTTCATGATGCGCAAACTTTCAGGACCACACGGGTCACATTCATGTGATTCCTTCCAGAGTTTTGAGTCGTCGTAGCTTCAGGAGTTTAACAGAGATCTGCATGAAAAAAACTCATTTAAAGCCAAACCTGGTTTTTATTCTGCAGGAGTGTTTTTCTCCTCCAAACAGGAGGTTTTATGTGATGGAATAACCTGCAGTAGTTTGATGTCTGTGACGTGTAGCAGCAgcgttcagttttatttatacaacagtcccctcaagctgctttatattgtaaagaccccacaataatacagaggaaCCACATATGAGCagcgctttggtgacagtggggaggaaaaacctCAATCAGGTAAAAGGGTGAGGGAGGGGCGGCTGTCTGAGAGAGCAGTCGGGTTAGTGGAGGAAGACAAAGGTCCAAGACACGAGCACAACCAGCGTTGGTGCCTGAGTcgtgtctgatcttctgctgGAGGAAACCAAGTGCATTCTGGGTAAACCTTTGGGCTCATATCAGCCCGTGGGAGAGTTGGATGGAAAGTCTCCTTTAAAGGTGGCTGTGGAGGTAGAGCAGGGCATTGAAAGGTTGGGGGTTCGATCCTTGGCAGCTCCAGTCTGTATGCCAAAGTACCCTTTGGCAAGACGCTGACCCCTGCAGACAAagagcttgtgtgaatgaggcgtGATAGAGTAGAAAGCTGCAGTACAGCGTCGCCTGGTATCTGTGAGTCCTGACTGAGTGCACTGCATTTATAAAACACACCTGAGGCTTCCAGATGTaacttctgctgctgctgaccaCAAGTACCTGAGGCTTTCCTAATTGGTTAGTGGTCCTGTCAGGGTCAGAAAGCAGCAGGAAGCAGGGAGGACTTGGGGCAAACTCTCAAAGTTACGTCCCCGATGGCAGAGTAATAAGTGTGTGTGCATCTTTCAGGTCTGCTGGCATCAGTGCCGTCCACCAACGGGAACGTGAACGGAGGAATGATGGCCTATTCTCCTGGAGAGCAGCAGCCAGGGACCAACGGTAAGGCCTCCGGACACAGTCCGAGCTTCCAGCCGCTCTGGCAGCTCTGTTGTTGAGTCACGTCTTCTTCTATGGTCTTCAGCGCCCGGAGTGTCAGGGAGCCCCGTTCCAACAGGAAATGGCAGCGGAAGCATCCTGCTCAACTTTGACAGCGAAGAACAGACCGGCCCCAGCGGCGTTGGACAGCAGCATCAGCGCCTGCAGCAGCATGGTACATGACACGGACAGCGTCGCCATCAGACGCCGCAGCTTCCTGTGTGCTTTCAAACAGGCCAAACTGACGTCAGATTCACAGTTTAGTGGTACAGTGTCatatttggtgtgtgtgtgtgtgtgtgtgtgatgcaggATACCACACAGTGCCAGACGCCAGCCAGAACACCAGCAGCCGACTCTACCACGAGTTTGCTGTGCCTCAACACCCAGGTACGCCGCGGGCGGGAAGCAGTTGAAGTGTTTCACGTCAGCTTCGGCTCAGACCTTTATCTCCTCCTTTTCCTTCAGGACTCCTTCTGCTCCCCGGGCGGCATCACAGGGAAACGGGAGCGCGAGTCGGAGCGCGAGGGGTCGGGGAAGAAGAGCCGGCGTCCTGCTCCATGCACAAGATGCAGCGGCAGAGCGCAGAGGTCAGCCCGCCACTCGGCAGAGCGTCCGTCCAAAAAATGCCAAAACAGTCCTGACACGTAAAACCTGGCATTCCGTATTTCAGGACTTATTCCTTGTAGAGGGAAATTTAGGCTGCGGATATGAAGATATGAAGAACTCCTGTGTCGTGCTGGGTTCCCTGCCAATAATCCAGGTGTGTCTCCTCTCCTGCAGGCTACCTAGAGCAGGTGGAGAAGAGACCGTCCGGAGTCCATCGAGGCGGCAGAGAGAGGAAAGCCCGACACCACCGCCTGTCCTCCAATCACAGCAGCTCCAGACAGgcgcctcctcctcttcctacTTTtcctcacacacagaaaatcccagataacacacacagaggtgaaAATGTGTCGGTTGGCTCGAGTcggttgacctctgacc is from Oreochromis niloticus isolate F11D_XX linkage group LG20, O_niloticus_UMD_NMBU, whole genome shotgun sequence and encodes:
- the LOC100701087 gene encoding cryptochrome-1; the protein is MSPPGSQHKNKMALNSIHWFRKGLRLHDNPALREAVQGAATVRCVYFLDPWFAGSSNVGVNRWRFLLQCLEDLDANLRKLNSRLFVIRGQPANVFPRLFKEWKISRLTFEYDSEPFGKERDAAIKKLAMEAGVEVIVKISHTLYDLDKIIELNGGQPPLTYKRFQTLISRLDPPEMPVEMLTDTLMGRCVTPVSEDHGDKYGVPSLEELGFDTEGLPSAVWPGGETEALTRIERHLERKAWVANFERPRMNANSLLASPTGLSPYLRFGCLSCRLFYFKLTDLYRKVKKNSSPPLSLYGQLLWREFFYTAATNNPRFDKMEGNPICVRIPWDKNPEALAKWAEAKTGFPWIDAIMTQLRQEGWIHHLARHAVACFLTRGDLWISWEEGMKVFEELLLDADWSVNAGSWMWLSCSSFFQQFFHCYCPVGFGRRTDPNGDFIRRYLPVLRGFPAKFIYDPWNAPESVQAAAKCIIGVHYPKPMVHHAEASRLNIERMKQIYQQLSRYRGLGLLASVPSTNGNVNGGMMAYSPGEQQPGTNAPGVSGSPVPTGNGSGSILLNFDSEEQTGPSGVGQQHQRLQQHGYHTVPDASQNTSSRLYHEFAVPQHPGLLLLPGRHHRETGARVGARGVGEEEPASCSMHKMQRQSAEAT